One Keratinibaculum paraultunense genomic window carries:
- a CDS encoding SagB/ThcOx family dehydrogenase has translation MTLNIGKEFMEKTKYQYLDETDQQKGLPQPPLELEYDSNSTIIDLPSVENIEVKNIDLREAIQERKSLRKYSDKPLTIEELSYLLWCTQGVKRIVSRPATIRTVPSAGARHSFETYLLINRVDGIKPGIYRYLAIEHKLIEINTEANIGEKVAHSCCRQMFIADSGVTFIWSTVIYRMKWRYGERGYRYVHLDAGHVCQNLYLAAQSIDCGVCAIGAFDDDELNKLIGLDGEEQFVVYLATVGKR, from the coding sequence ATGACCCTTAATATAGGGAAAGAGTTTATGGAGAAAACAAAATATCAATATTTAGATGAAACAGATCAGCAGAAAGGATTGCCTCAACCTCCATTGGAGCTAGAATACGATAGCAATTCAACTATTATTGATTTACCATCAGTAGAAAATATCGAGGTAAAAAACATAGACTTAAGGGAAGCAATTCAAGAGAGAAAAAGTTTAAGAAAGTATAGTGATAAACCTTTGACTATAGAAGAATTATCCTATCTTTTATGGTGTACTCAAGGGGTAAAAAGGATTGTTTCAAGACCAGCAACTATAAGAACTGTGCCTTCAGCAGGAGCTAGACATTCTTTTGAAACTTATCTTCTTATAAATAGGGTTGATGGTATAAAACCAGGTATCTATAGATATTTAGCTATTGAACATAAATTAATAGAAATTAATACAGAAGCTAATATAGGAGAAAAAGTAGCTCATAGTTGTTGTAGGCAGATGTTTATAGCCGATAGTGGAGTGACTTTTATATGGAGTACAGTAATATATAGGATGAAGTGGCGATATGGAGAGAGGGGATATAGATATGTACATCTAGATGCAGGTCATGTATGTCAAAATCTATATTTAGCTGCACAATCTATAGATTGTGGAGTTTGTGCAATTGGAGCTTTTGATGACGATGAATTAAATAAACTGATAGGATTAGATGGAGAAGAGCAATTTGTTGTCTATCTTGCAACAGTAGGAAAAAGATAG
- a CDS encoding MATE family efflux transporter, producing MASLKDNNQDISFFLEAKTSADVRKAIFKLALPAMLEFGLMMLVQMIDMIQVGSLGPWAIAATGLAAQPTMLIFSVFSALVVGTTALVARAAGAGNRDYACRVTRQSFIIVLIMGIIVTAIGIPASGFIIKLMGADVDTLEPGTIYMKIIIAGTVFTVGNMVLAASLRGVGDMITPMISNIVANIINIFMNWVLINGKLGFPRLEVAGAAIATSFSRLVAFAITLHAVYSRDKYIHISIHDSYRFEPDIIKSVLNIGIPAAIEQLIMRGGALLFARLIAGFGTIMFAAHQIAINIDGLGIVPAMAFQMAATTLVGQGIGAQKPELSEEAARQSTIISTIMMSLIGVIYFFLGQYAIGIFTKDAQVIALGKNALKILAFSQPFTAIYFVIAGALRGAGDTKYAMYASAIGMWGIRLGIGYILADLLNMALAGAWIAVTIDMAVRMILVLKRFSSGVFKEYSKENL from the coding sequence ATGGCGTCCTTAAAAGATAATAATCAAGATATATCTTTTTTCTTAGAAGCTAAAACATCCGCTGATGTACGTAAAGCAATATTTAAATTAGCTTTACCTGCTATGCTTGAATTTGGGCTTATGATGTTAGTTCAAATGATAGATATGATACAAGTAGGATCTTTAGGTCCTTGGGCTATTGCTGCTACTGGATTAGCAGCTCAACCAACTATGTTAATATTTTCAGTTTTTAGTGCATTAGTTGTAGGAACTACAGCCCTTGTTGCAAGAGCTGCGGGAGCAGGAAATCGTGATTATGCTTGTCGTGTAACAAGACAATCCTTCATAATTGTACTAATTATGGGAATTATTGTAACTGCAATAGGAATTCCTGCTTCAGGATTTATTATAAAACTAATGGGTGCAGATGTAGATACACTAGAACCTGGAACAATATATATGAAAATTATAATAGCTGGAACAGTATTTACCGTAGGCAATATGGTATTAGCAGCTTCTTTAAGAGGTGTAGGTGATATGATAACACCTATGATCTCAAACATTGTAGCAAATATTATCAATATATTTATGAACTGGGTGTTAATAAACGGTAAACTTGGATTTCCAAGATTAGAGGTAGCAGGTGCAGCAATAGCTACATCTTTCTCTAGATTAGTAGCTTTTGCTATTACATTACATGCTGTATATTCACGAGATAAGTATATTCATATATCTATCCATGATTCATACCGCTTTGAACCTGATATAATAAAAAGTGTATTAAACATTGGAATCCCGGCAGCAATAGAGCAATTGATTATGAGAGGTGGTGCATTATTATTTGCACGACTAATTGCAGGATTTGGTACTATAATGTTTGCTGCACACCAAATAGCAATAAACATTGATGGTCTTGGAATTGTTCCCGCAATGGCATTTCAAATGGCCGCAACTACTCTTGTAGGGCAAGGGATAGGGGCACAAAAACCCGAATTATCAGAAGAAGCAGCACGTCAATCAACCATTATTAGTACAATAATGATGTCACTAATTGGTGTTATTTATTTCTTCTTAGGACAATATGCGATAGGAATTTTTACTAAAGATGCACAAGTTATTGCATTAGGTAAAAATGCTTTAAAAATATTAGCTTTTTCACAACCCTTTACTGCTATATACTTTGTCATCGCTGGTGCTTTACGAGGTGCAGGAGATACAAAATATGCTATGTATGCTAGTGCAATTGGCATGTGGGGTATAAGATTAGGAATAGGATATATATTAGCAGATTTATTAAATATGGCACTTGCTGGCGCATGGATCGCCGTTACTATAGATATGGCTGTAAGAATGATACTTGTACTTAAAAGATTTTCTAGTGGTGTATTTAAAGAATATAGTAAAGAAAACTTATAG
- a CDS encoding DUF1667 domain-containing protein, with translation MNKTIKKCKACPIGCKLIISKDESTTSGYVVEGNTCSKGIEFGIKEVTEPSRILTGNVLLKNGIIQHLPVKTTGIVPKNKVEEIMKILNSTEISAPVKKGDIVIKNILGLGIDVIAARKA, from the coding sequence ATGAATAAAACCATAAAAAAATGTAAAGCATGTCCCATAGGATGTAAATTAATAATATCTAAAGATGAATCTACTACTTCTGGATATGTTGTAGAAGGAAATACTTGCAGTAAAGGAATTGAATTTGGAATAAAAGAAGTAACTGAACCTTCTAGAATTTTAACTGGAAATGTATTACTTAAAAATGGCATTATTCAACACTTGCCTGTAAAGACAACGGGAATAGTTCCCAAAAACAAAGTAGAGGAAATTATGAAGATTTTAAATTCTACTGAAATATCCGCTCCTGTTAAAAAAGGAGATATAGTTATTAAAAATATATTAGGATTAGGAATAGATGTAATTGCTGCAAGAAAAGCATAG
- the lipA gene encoding lipoyl synthase, producing the protein MYIKKPEWLRIKMQGGNVSTKVQNLISDLSLNTVCDEANCPNRMECFQRGTATFMILGRNCTRNCTFCNVTKAKPDEVDPMEPEKIAKAVSKLGLKHAVITSVTRDDLEDQGANQFAKVVEEIRKTTPEVTIELLIPDMQGNKKLIDIILNSEPNILNHNVETVPELYDKVRPMAVFERSIELLNYVKKTKPNIKTKSGMMLGLGETKEQVINVFKKLREVNCDILTLGQYLQPSKAHIPVVEYITPEQFNEYKKIALSMGFKKVASAPLVRSSYYAEDFC; encoded by the coding sequence ATGTATATAAAAAAGCCAGAATGGCTCAGAATAAAAATGCAGGGAGGAAATGTATCAACAAAAGTACAAAATTTAATCTCTGACCTTTCTCTTAACACAGTATGTGATGAAGCAAATTGTCCTAATAGAATGGAATGTTTTCAACGAGGAACTGCTACCTTTATGATATTAGGTAGAAATTGTACTAGAAATTGTACATTCTGCAATGTAACTAAAGCTAAACCAGATGAAGTAGACCCAATGGAACCAGAAAAAATTGCTAAAGCTGTCTCCAAGCTAGGCTTAAAACATGCAGTTATTACTTCTGTTACTAGAGATGATTTAGAAGATCAAGGTGCTAATCAATTCGCAAAAGTTGTGGAGGAAATAAGAAAAACTACTCCAGAAGTAACTATAGAATTATTAATACCAGATATGCAAGGAAATAAAAAATTAATAGATATTATATTAAATTCAGAACCAAACATATTAAACCATAATGTTGAAACTGTTCCTGAACTATATGATAAAGTTAGACCTATGGCTGTATTTGAAAGATCTATAGAACTACTTAACTATGTGAAAAAAACTAAACCTAATATAAAAACTAAATCAGGGATGATGCTAGGATTAGGAGAAACTAAAGAACAAGTAATAAATGTATTTAAAAAGTTAAGAGAAGTAAATTGTGATATACTAACATTAGGTCAATATCTACAACCCAGTAAAGCTCACATCCCTGTAGTGGAATATATTACTCCAGAACAATTCAATGAATATAAAAAGATCGCTCTATCTATGGGCTTTAAAAAAGTAGCCTCAGCACCTCTTGTTAGAAGTTCATATTATGCTGAAGATTTTTGCTAA